CATCATTATCATTCAGTGTGCACCCTCAGTATAACAAGTGTTGTAAGTCATTTGGCAGATTATTTGCTCTGCTTTCCAATTTCCTATAACACAAATAAGAAGGTGAAAGACACAGGCAGCTGTGTGTGACTGCATCTGAATACGATCATGAATGTGAATGGAGTCAGACCAGCTAGGAGCAGAAGATCAGGGGCTTTAGGtggaacaaaatattttattttccaaacatAAACTCATTCCTATTATGTACAGCTTGAAACATAGAACACATCAGACAGAATTTGAATGATTGCAATATATTGAACACAATTCATCcgaattcaaataaaacaatatcacAATTtactaaatatataaaagtgCTTGTTTGACGGGAGCAGCTCTGCCCGTTCTGTGATTCTCCCACTAAATATccgtttaaataaaaagtactaGACAAGTTgtttaaaactattaaatataTCAACACCCTTCTGAAAAAACAACTATAATATCCTAATATAACATCCCAGCAGTCTGTCATTACAGGAATAAACTATTTCCCATGACTTCATACTACAGAGACATTGTCCAGCGTGCATGAGCATCTCTCTACAATCATGTTAGGAAACTCGGCCACCTCTATTTCAGTGTAGTCTCCTTTTTTCACCAGGTACATGATGGGTAGGGGGGCACTTTCAGACACAGTGCATCGTCTTTCTCCATAGCCGTAGTTGCGTTTGGGCTGCTTGCAGCCTCCGGTGCACCTAAAGGCCTGGTAACCTGCTGGCTCGATGATCCAGTACTGTGTCCAGGTGAGCGCGCGGAAGTCTATGAAGTATTGCTCACGGCAGcaggtttctttgttttgatttacgTCACAGTCACCACGAgagctggagaaaaaaatgataaGGGATGTTAGTTTACGTTCAGCActattcttcttttatttttaaggggGGGAGGTTGTTGAAAGTCTTGGGGGCTTTATGTATAACTCAAGTGGCCTTACATTTCTTCTCTACACCCCTTTTTGCCATTCAGTATCTTACTTATCTTACTATTtgctgttttataaaaatataacattaatCTGAGAAAAAATGGTGCAAATTTTCTCCAAAGCATGACAATTAGCAACCTAATGCCCCTCGGCGACAGGCAAACGGTGACaggtagaaaacaaaaaggCCCATCGGCTAATTGTCACACTGATACAATATCCTGTATATCCAAAGCTCGCGCCCTTACCCGTACTCCTCGAGGTTGAGTGTGTAGAGAATGAGCTCAGGCTTTCCCAAGGTGTTATCCGTCTGCTCCTGGGTGGTAAAGTGCACACTCTTGGCCATCTCTGCCGCGTAGCTGCCAGGTCTCTCGCCCTCGATCCACACCTCCAGGTGCATAGGTGTCTTCTTCTGCGTCTTGGACCAATAATGCACCGCTTGGGTGACATCAAAGCTCTTCCAGCCGGTCTCGTGAATGGGGATCAGACTGTGAACATGATAAGGACGATTAATTAAAACGATATACATCCGACGTTGCCTGGAGAAGAAGAtagctcttcttcttcttacacAGGAGAGAAAATATCCCCTACCGTGAATCCACCAGCGAAGTTCTATTGGATCCGTCAGGCAGCACTTCCACCCAGTAGACGCTGACCCTGGCGTTGTTGACAGGCCGGTGGTTCCGCCTGTCTACTGCGAAGCGTTTGTAATGGGAAGCCCTCTGGTAAAGCTTCAGCTCCGCCATGGTCACCTCACTGTTATCTGGGATTCTCGTTTCCATTTCGAACACCATCTGATGCCGAGTGGTGTCAGAGTACACATATTCCCCGGAGATATCTAATGAACAAAACGTAACAAGAATTTcagtctatatatttttttttcaatcgtATTTTTTGTGCGTAAAAGAGTCTTTGCGCACTGAGCGTCTCATTTACGCATGCGACTATTTTACAGATAAGGTTTTTacacatataaaaatgtttttagaggATTTAAAACCCTTAACAtgatcaatatttttaaaatcaggaAAATTTCTAACCTGCATTGCCCGGAATTCCTCTCAGGATACCCGCCAGGCTTGGCAAAGACCTGCGCCTCCTGCTGTGGTGCACCTTCAGCATGGACAAGTACTTATTTCTGATATGCGCCGGAATAACCAGGTTTTCCAAATCCCTCTTTTGGATTTTAGGAACTTCATCCATGCCAAGTTTCTGCAGCAGCGCGTTCTTCATATCCTGATGCGTAAAAGCCCTGGTGAGAGCGAGGAGCGCGACGCACAGGACACAAGAGCGGAGAAAATCCATGATTTGGGGGAGAAAAACTTTCGCGAACAAGACAGCAAGACAGTAGCACGAGTCACTCAGAGAGACACTAATCTGGCCCCTTATATTGCTGCGGCCCCCCCAGCCGTTCGCACTTTGTCGATGGGGGCAGGGACCCTTATCAGAACAAAGGTGTGACGATATGGCCCCATCCTAAACAGGATATCTAAGTGGCCATACTTCAAACAGCAACTATTAGACTCGAGTGCCATCCATTTCACCATAGCTGCACTAAAACTATGTTTGATGTCTGTTTGGATTAGTTTGCATTTGATGCCATTTGACCAGACTAAAAATAATAAGGTTGAAATCTCACAATAAATCCTATTTTTTAGTGTTTGAGTTTATTTAAAGGTCAAATATTTGGCAGAGTTTAAGGAAGTATAGTGATGATTGGATTAATAAGATGggtatgcttttatttttgtattaagtTTGATAAATAGTATGTATTAATCAGAATCTTAACATTTAGTTGCTGGCATCATGTCTCCTTGCAacttgttttaactgtttactTGTCtgactttaatttgtttttgtttttttttgttttgttttatttttgtttttgttttgttttttttttgttttgttttgtttttttgtaactaATTTGTAACTTTAAATACTCCTACTTTCTTCCAGTTGTGTGTTCCCTGGTGCTACACATGTGCCCCAGACAGACATCTCTTGACCCTGTGAACCTGAAGTGCCCCCTTCTCAGTAGCACCCTTGTCTACACACAGCCCCACACTCTCCATGTGTACATTCCACTGGACAATGTCAGGCTGGGACAGTCTGGCAAGACTCTGTCACATAGTGGCCTCATATCTGTCTTGGTGGAAGTGAAAGCGGTTTTTACATCCAGAAAAGGGTGAAAGAGGATGATCAGAACAAGAGACCGGAGATCTGTTCATTTTGGCATAAACCGGGAAGTCTAAGAGGAAGTATTGCAGGGCTTTGAAGGAGGAGGGAGACCCGAGGATTAGATGTTGATTCCACGCTCTGTCACCCATTTCTTGTCCCTCTCCAGCAGATTAAAATTATTAGCCAAACAGACAGTTAATCCAGGGGCCGGGGGGCCGGCGTGGATGTGGATTGAGGCAGGCTCTTCACAGGTTGGTGATTATCTGATTCCATTGCGAGgatttgccttgccttttttGTCACACAAACATTAGAACTGGGGTGCTCTCGCTGGCTGCCCAGAAGGGCCCTGGGCTTTGGTTGTGTATTGGGCTGTGTTTGCTTAGAGATGTCAGACAGACTGAAGGGGCACACAGGAAGAGCAAATGACAGATGACTGCCAGACCTGTTCTCATCAACTAAAGCCTGCAAGCtaccaaaacaagacaaattaTTAATCAGTACAGGGGAGATGATAGCAGTGCAATATTTGTAATTGCAAAGAAGCATTATGTGTAAGTGTGTGCCTCTTGCATGCAAGGTGCTGGTGCATTTGAGGTTTTACCCAATTAACTGCAGTTGAATTGCAAATATAGAcctagatttgtttttgtttttgcacataCAAACAGGTAACTCACATCATATTAAGTTGGGACATTTGTCTTTAAATATCCTTAGGAAACT
The sequence above is drawn from the Melanotaenia boesemani isolate fMelBoe1 chromosome 22, fMelBoe1.pri, whole genome shotgun sequence genome and encodes:
- the lft1 gene encoding lefty1 isoform X2 — translated: MKNALLQKLGMDEVPKIQKRDLENLVIPAHIRNKYLSMLKVHHSRRRRSLPSLAGILRGIPGNADISGEYVYSDTTRHQMVFEMETRIPDNSEVTMAELKLYQRASHYKRFAVDRRNHRPVNNARVSVYWVEVLPDGSNRTSLVDSRLIPIHETGWKSFDVTQAVHYWSKTQKKTPMHLEVWIEGERPGSYAAEMAKSVHFTTQEQTDNTLGKPELILYTLNLEEYGSRGDCDVNQNKETCCREQYFIDFRALTWTQYWIIEPAGYQAFRCTGGCKQPKRNYGYGERRCTVSESAPLPIMYLVKKGDYTEIEVAEFPNMIVERCSCTLDNVSVV
- the lft1 gene encoding lefty1 isoform X1; this encodes MDFLRSCVLCVALLALTRAFTHQDMKNALLQKLGMDEVPKIQKRDLENLVIPAHIRNKYLSMLKVHHSRRRRSLPSLAGILRGIPGNADISGEYVYSDTTRHQMVFEMETRIPDNSEVTMAELKLYQRASHYKRFAVDRRNHRPVNNARVSVYWVEVLPDGSNRTSLVDSRLIPIHETGWKSFDVTQAVHYWSKTQKKTPMHLEVWIEGERPGSYAAEMAKSVHFTTQEQTDNTLGKPELILYTLNLEEYGSRGDCDVNQNKETCCREQYFIDFRALTWTQYWIIEPAGYQAFRCTGGCKQPKRNYGYGERRCTVSESAPLPIMYLVKKGDYTEIEVAEFPNMIVERCSCTLDNVSVV